The sequence below is a genomic window from Dehalococcoidia bacterium.
AGGCAGCCCTGGGCACCAGGGCACGCTGGAACCCCAGGCGTCGGGCCTCGGCCAGGCGCCGCTCCAGATGGGGTACATAACGCAGCTCCCCCGAGAGCCCCACCTCCCCCATGACCACCATGTCCTGCGGAAGGGGATGGCCGCGGTGGCTAGAGATGATGGCCAGGGCTATGGCCAGGTCGGCCGCCGGCTCCGCCACCCGCAGGCCCCCCACGGCCGAGACTATAACGTCCTGATTGCCCAGGGGGAGGCCGAGACGCCGCGATAGCACGGCCGTCACCACCAGCAGCCGCCCCAAGTCCACCCCATTGGCGATGCGCCGCGGCACCTGGGAGAAGGAAGGGCTGGTAAGGGCCTGCACCTCCACCAGGAGGGGCCGGCTCCCCTCCATGGTAGCCATCACCACCGAGCCCACGGCCTCCGAACCCCGCCCCGATAGAAACAGGGCCGATGGGTTCTCCACTTCCAGTAGCCCCTCCTCCGTCATCTCGAAGACCCCCACCTCGGCCGCCGAGCCGAACCGGTTCTTCACCCCCCGCAGGAGACGGTAGCTGCTGTACTTCTCCCCCTCTAAGTAGAGGACCACGTCCACCATGTGCTCCAGCATCTTGGGGCCGGCGATGTCACCCTCCTTGGTGACGTGGCCAACGATGATCACCGGCACGCCCCGGCCCTTGGCCCACCGCATGAGCTGGAGGGTGCACTGGCGCACCTGCACCACGCTGCCAGGCGTCTGCGGCACTGCCTCACTGTACACAGTCTGGATGGAGTCCACCACCATCAGGGAGGGGCGGAGGGCGTCGGCTTGGGCGAGCACGGCCTCCAGGTTGGTCTCCGCCAGCACATAGAGGCCATGGCCCCCTATCGCCAGCCGTCGCGCCCGCATGCCCACCTGCTGCGCCGACTCCTCGGCCGAAACATAAAGGACGGGACCACGGCCGTCGGCGGCCACCCTTCCTGCCGCCTGCAGGATGAGGGTGGACTTGCCCACCCCGGGGTCGCCGCCGATGAGCACAAGGGACCCGGGCACCAGGCCTCCCCCCAGCACCCGGTCCATCTCGCCAAGGCCCACCCGTAGCCGCGGCTCCTCCTCGCCCCAAAGGGAGGTTACCTCCTTGGGCACCGCCTCCCACCCTGGGCGGGGCATCTCCACCGCCTCCAAGAAAGTGTTCCAGGCACCGCACTGGGGGCAACGCCCCAGCCACTTGGGGGCATAATGCCCGCACTCGCCGCAGACGAAGAGGGGACGGCGGGCCTTGGAACTCACGTTCTAATTATGACCCAGGGGACGCCTGCCTTCAAGGCCAGGGTGGGCAACATGCTCATATGGCCCGCAGGCAGCCCTTAGGCCAGGGCAGGCTGGGAGGCGTTGATAAGGACGATCTCCCCGTTCTGGACATCGATGCGGACCGTGTCACCCTCGCGGAACCGCTCCGCCAGGATGGCCTCCGAGAGGCGGTCCTCGATCTCCGTCTCGATGAGGCGACGCAGGGGGCGCGCCCCGAAGACAGGGTCGTACCCTTTCTCCCCCAGCCACTCCTTGGCCGCCTCCGTCAGCTCCATCTTGATGCCCTTGAGAACCACCCGCTTCTCCACCTCCCTCACCTCTTTCTCCACGATCTGGCGGATGTGGTCCTTGGTGAGGGGGTGGAAGACCACCACGGCATCGAGGCGGTTGATGAACTCCGGCCTGAAGACGCGCTTCATGGCCTCCAACACCTTCTCCTTCATCCGCTCATACTGCTCCTGGAAGCTCTGGGCCTCCTCCCTCTTGGTAGCGAAGCCCAGGGCCTGCTCCTTGCGGATGAGATCGGAGCCCACGTTGGAGGTCATGATGATGATGGTGTTGCGGAAGTCCACCCGCCTTCCCTTGGCGTCCGTCAGGTGGCCATCGTCGAAGATCTGGAGCAGCATGTTGAAGACGTCCGGATGGGCCTTCTCGATCTCGTCCAAAAGGATGAGCATGTGGGGCTTACGCCGCACGGTGTCGGTGAGCTGAGCGGCGTCCTCGTAGCCCACATACCCGGGGGGCGCGCCGATGAGCCTGGAGACGTTGTGCTTCTCCATGAACTCGCTCATGTCCAGGCGGAGCATGGCGTCCTCGGAGCCGAACATGAACTCGGCCAGGGCCCGCGCCAGGTAGGTCTTGCCTACCCCTGTGGGCCCCAGGAACAGGAAGACGCCCACCGGCCGCCTGGGGTCCTTGAGGCCGGCCCTGGCCCGCCGCACAGCCCGCGCCACCGTGCGTATGGCCTCGTCTTGGCCCACGATCTTCTCATGGAGGGCCTCCTCCATCTTGAGGAGCCGCTGCGACTCCTCGGAGGCGATGCGGGTGACGGGGATGCCCGTCCACATGGAGACGACCTCACAGATGTCCTCGGCGGTGACCACCGGCTTCTCCTCCATGCGCCGGGCCCGCCAGTCGGCCTCCAGGGCCTTGATACGCTCCTGTAGCTTGGCCTCCCTCTCCCGCAGCTCGGCGGCCAGCTCGTACTGTTGCTGGCTTATGGCCTGCTCCTTCTCCCGACGCAGCCCCTCCAGCCCCTTCAGGGCCTCCTGCAGGGAGGGCGGTGCGTAAGAGCGGCGGATACGCACCCGAGAGGCGGCCTCGTCCATCAGGTCTATGGCCTTGTCGGGCAGGAAGCGGTCGGGCACGTAGCGGGCGGCCAGCTCGGCAGCGGCCTTCACCGCCTCATCGCTTATGATGAGACCATGGTGCTCCTCATAGCGGTGCTTGATGCCCCGCAGGATCTCCAGCGTCTCCTCCACTGTGGGCTCGTTGACCAGGATGGGCTGGAGGCGCCGCTCCAGAGCGGCATCCTTCTCGATATACTTGCGGTAGTCGTCCAGGGTGGTGGCCCCGATGACCTGGATCTCGCCCCGCGCCAAGGAGGGCTTGAGGATGTTGGCGGCATCCACCGCCCCCTCAGCCGCGCCCGCCCCCACCAGCATGTGCATCTCGTCGATGAAGAGGATGCAGTTGCCGGCGTTCTTCAGCTCCTCGATGACCTTCTTGAGGCGCTCCTCAAACTCGCCCCGGTACTTGGTGCCGGCCACCAAGGCCCCTATGTCCAGGGTGACGATGCGCTTGCCCTGCAGCATCTCCGGCACCTCGCCCCGGACGATGCGCTGGGCCAGCGCCTCCACGATGGCTGTCTTCCCCACTCCAGGCTCGCCAATGAGGACGGGGTTGTTCTTGGTGCGACGGGAGAGGATCTGGATGGCCCGCTCGATCTCCCGGTCGCGCCCGATGACCGGGTCCAGTTTCCCCTGGCGGGCCAGGGCGGTGAGGTCCACCCCCAGCTGGTCCAGGGTGGGGGTGCGGGCCACAGCCCGGGGCTGCGCTCCCCCCTGCTGGGGCATGCTCTGGGAGAGGACGCGGGTCACCTCCGCCCGCACCTTCTCCAGGCTCACACCCAGGCTCTCCAGGACGCCGGCAGCTATCCCCTCCCCTTCCCGCACCAGGCCCAGGAGGAGGTGCTCGGTGCCAATGTACTGGTGGCCCAGGCGGCGCGCCTCGTCCACCGCCAGCTCGATGACTTTCTTGGCCCTGGGGGTGAGGCCGATCTCGCCGGTGACGGCCTTGTCGCCCCGGCCGATGATGAACTCTACCGCCGAGCGCACCTTGGCCAGGTCCACGCCCAGGTTGGCCAGAACCTTGGCCGCCACCCCCTCACCCTCGCGCACCAGCCCCAGGAGGATATGCTCGGTGCCGATGTAGTTATGGTTGAAGCGCAAGGCCTCCTCTTGCGCCAGGGTGAGGACTCTCCTCGCCCGTTCTGTGAACTTCTCGAAGCGGTCAGCCATGCTCCCTCCCCGCACTCTATACCTTAACGCGGCACCGCCCCTTCTTTCTAGTCGGGGGGCTGGGAACCGCCCAGGCGGCCCCGCACCTCCGGAGGGGCGAAGATGACCGCCCCTGTCTGGTCGAAGACCCATCCATGGGCCTCCGCCTCCGTGCGCGCCTGTTTAAGGGAGAGGCTGAGGCGGCATCGGTCACGCTCGATGCGTAGGATCTTCACCGGCACCACCTCCCCCTCATGGAGTAGCTGCCCAGGGTGCTCCAGGTGGTGATCGCTCAGCTCCGATATGTGAATGAGCCCCTCCACCTTCCCCTCCACCCGCACGAAGGCGCCGAAGGGGGTGAGCTTGGTGACCACCCCGGGCACCACGTCCCCCTCCTGGTAGGCGGCCACCAGGGCCTCCCAGGCCTCGGCCTGGGCCCGGCGCAGGGAGAGGCTTATGCGCCCCGTCTCCTGGTCTACCTTGGTGACCATCACCTGCACCTGGTCCCCCACTTGGGGAGGGGGATCACCTGGGCCCCAGGAGAGCTCCGAGAGGGGTACCAGCCCCTCCACGCCCCCCAGGTCCACGAAGACGCCGAAGTCGCGGATGTTGATGATGCGCCCCATCCGCACCTGCCCCTCCGCCAGCTCCTGCAGCAGGGCCTGGCGTTGCTCCGCCTGGGCCGCCTTCTCCGAGACGATGACCCGCCCCTTCTTGCGGTTGATCTCTAGCACCTTGACGGTGAGGACCTTGCCCACCCAACGGGGCAGGAGGCTTTCGCGGGCCGAGCGCTCCGGGGCGGCTACCATCTGGGAGGCGGGCAGGAAGCACCTCACCCCTTCCAGGCTGAGGATGAGGCCACCACGGTTGTGGCCCACCACTGGCGCCTGGAACGCCTCGTTGCGTTGGAACCTCTCCTCCAGCAACCGCCACCCCTCCTCTCCGCGGGCCCGGTCTAGGGAGAGGATGGCCTGGCCCTCGGCGTTCTCAGTGCGAAGGACATAGGCGGTGATGCGCTGGCCGGGGGCCAGGGCCTCCGCCCCCTGCGGCCCCAGGCAGGTCATCTCCCCATAGGGGATGAGCCCTTCCGTCTTGGCCCCCACATCCACCAGGACGCCTTCCCGCGTGCGGCCCACCACCACGCCCTCCACCAGCTCGCCGCGGCGAACGTAACGGTAGGCCCCACCGGCCTGGAGGAGCTGGGCCATGGTCTCCCGGGGCTCGGACGGTGGGCTACTTTTGTCCCTCAAGGGCACCTCCCCAACTGGGCTGGGCCACAGGCCCTGCCCCTTCATTATACACCGGTAGGAGGTGTGAAGGAGAAAAAAGGGGCCCCTGGCAGCGGCCTATTTTCCCAGCGGGTTGCCCCGCCAGTATCGTCGGCGCTGGGGCGTTTCACGACCGTGTTCGGGATGGGAACGGGTGGGTCCGCCCCGCTCTAGCCACCAGGGGCCCTTCTTAGCCGAATAGGGAGGGATGGTAGCGGGGGTGGGATTCGAACCCACGACCTCCGGGTTATGAGCCCGGCGAGCTGCCGCTGCTCCACCCCGCGTCCTGTTCAAGCCCCAAGCCTGGTTGTGGGTGCGGTGGTACGGTGGCCAAGCCCTCGGCCATTAGTACGGCTCAGCTCAACCGGTTGCCCGGCTTACACCTGCCGCCTATCAAGCGGGTAGTCTTCCCGCGGCCTTACCCCCTTATGGGGTGGGAGGCCTCATCTTGGGGAGGGTTTCGCGCTTAGATGCTTTCAGCGCTTATCCCGTGCGGACATGGCTACCCGGCTTTTTGCCCCTGGCGGGACAACCGGCACACCAGAGGTCCGCCCAGCCCGGTCCTCTCGTACTAGGGCCAGCACCCCTCAAGCCTCCTGCGCCCACGGCGGATAGAGACCGACCTGTCTCACGACGGTCTGAACCCAGCTCACGTGCCCCTTTCATGGGCGAACAGCCCAACCCTTGGGACCTTCTCCAGCCCCAGGATGGGACGAGCCGACATCGAGGTGCCAAACCGGGCCGTCGATGTGAACTCTTGGGCCCGATCAGCCTGTTATCCCCGGGGTAGCTTTTATCCGATAAGCCACGGCCCTCCCACGCGGTACCGTGGGATCACTTGGCCCGGGTTTCCCCCCTGCTCGGCTTGTGGGCCTCGCAGTCAAGCCCCCTTATGCCCATACACTCACCGGCTGATTGCCATCCAGCCTGAGGGGACCTTTGGACGCCTCCGTTACCCTTTAGGAGGCGACCGCCCCAGTCAAACTGCCCACCAGGCGCTGTCCCCACTTGCGCAGGTTAGGAGATAGACCAGAGAAGAGTGGTATTTCACCGGCGGCTCCCCCCCAGCCGGAGCCGGGGGTTCTCAGCCTCCCACCTATCCTACGCATCCCTGGCCCGTCTCCAACGCCAAGCTGCAGTAAAGCTCCACGGGGTCTTCTTGTCCCGCCGCGGGTAGCCCGCATCTTCACGGGCCCTGCAGTTTCACCGCGCCCCCCGTCGAGACAGCGCCCCAGTCGTTACGCCTTTCGTGCGGGTCGGAACTTACCCGACAAGGAATTTCGCTACCTTAGGACCGTCAGAGTTACGGCCGCCGTTCACCGGGGCTTCGGTTTGGGGCTCATCACCCCTCCCCTTAACCTTCCGGCACTGGGCAGGCGTCGGCCCCTATACTTCGGGTTTCCCCTTGGCAGGGACCTGTGTTTTTGTTAAACAGTCGCCAGGGCCTCTTCGCTGCGACCCTCCAGAGCTCCGGGGGCGAGCCCCTTCACCCCAGAGGGCACCCCTTCTCCCGAAGTTACGGGGTCAACTTGCCGAGTTCCTTGACGGGGGATCACGCGTCCACCTTAGGGCGTTTACCCCAGGCCACCTGTGTCGGTTTCCGGTACGGGCACCGCCATGACATGGGCGGCGAGGCTTTTCTAGCCAGTGTGGGCTCGGCCAGCTCGGCTTGACCGAAGTCTCCCCTCGCCCCGGGCCCTCCGCTTGACCTGGGGGCGGATTTGCCTACCCCCAGACGCCTATGACCCAGGGAC
It includes:
- the radA gene encoding DNA repair protein RadA yields the protein MSSKARRPLFVCGECGHYAPKWLGRCPQCGAWNTFLEAVEMPRPGWEAVPKEVTSLWGEEEPRLRVGLGEMDRVLGGGLVPGSLVLIGGDPGVGKSTLILQAAGRVAADGRGPVLYVSAEESAQQVGMRARRLAIGGHGLYVLAETNLEAVLAQADALRPSLMVVDSIQTVYSEAVPQTPGSVVQVRQCTLQLMRWAKGRGVPVIIVGHVTKEGDIAGPKMLEHMVDVVLYLEGEKYSSYRLLRGVKNRFGSAAEVGVFEMTEEGLLEVENPSALFLSGRGSEAVGSVVMATMEGSRPLLVEVQALTSPSFSQVPRRIANGVDLGRLLVVTAVLSRRLGLPLGNQDVIVSAVGGLRVAEPAADLAIALAIISSHRGHPLPQDMVVMGEVGLSGELRYVPHLERRLAEARRLGFQRALVPRAALRRPSEPGTEVLAASTIREALALAWPRG
- a CDS encoding S1 RNA-binding domain-containing protein — translated: MRDKSSPPSEPRETMAQLLQAGGAYRYVRRGELVEGVVVGRTREGVLVDVGAKTEGLIPYGEMTCLGPQGAEALAPGQRITAYVLRTENAEGQAILSLDRARGEEGWRLLEERFQRNEAFQAPVVGHNRGGLILSLEGVRCFLPASQMVAAPERSARESLLPRWVGKVLTVKVLEINRKKGRVIVSEKAAQAEQRQALLQELAEGQVRMGRIINIRDFGVFVDLGGVEGLVPLSELSWGPGDPPPQVGDQVQVMVTKVDQETGRISLSLRRAQAEAWEALVAAYQEGDVVPGVVTKLTPFGAFVRVEGKVEGLIHISELSDHHLEHPGQLLHEGEVVPVKILRIERDRCRLSLSLKQARTEAEAHGWVFDQTGAVIFAPPEVRGRLGGSQPPD
- a CDS encoding ATP-dependent Clp protease ATP-binding subunit, with the translated sequence MADRFEKFTERARRVLTLAQEEALRFNHNYIGTEHILLGLVREGEGVAAKVLANLGVDLAKVRSAVEFIIGRGDKAVTGEIGLTPRAKKVIELAVDEARRLGHQYIGTEHLLLGLVREGEGIAAGVLESLGVSLEKVRAEVTRVLSQSMPQQGGAQPRAVARTPTLDQLGVDLTALARQGKLDPVIGRDREIERAIQILSRRTKNNPVLIGEPGVGKTAIVEALAQRIVRGEVPEMLQGKRIVTLDIGALVAGTKYRGEFEERLKKVIEELKNAGNCILFIDEMHMLVGAGAAEGAVDAANILKPSLARGEIQVIGATTLDDYRKYIEKDAALERRLQPILVNEPTVEETLEILRGIKHRYEEHHGLIISDEAVKAAAELAARYVPDRFLPDKAIDLMDEAASRVRIRRSYAPPSLQEALKGLEGLRREKEQAISQQQYELAAELREREAKLQERIKALEADWRARRMEEKPVVTAEDICEVVSMWTGIPVTRIASEESQRLLKMEEALHEKIVGQDEAIRTVARAVRRARAGLKDPRRPVGVFLFLGPTGVGKTYLARALAEFMFGSEDAMLRLDMSEFMEKHNVSRLIGAPPGYVGYEDAAQLTDTVRRKPHMLILLDEIEKAHPDVFNMLLQIFDDGHLTDAKGRRVDFRNTIIIMTSNVGSDLIRKEQALGFATKREEAQSFQEQYERMKEKVLEAMKRVFRPEFINRLDAVVVFHPLTKDHIRQIVEKEVREVEKRVVLKGIKMELTEAAKEWLGEKGYDPVFGARPLRRLIETEIEDRLSEAILAERFREGDTVRIDVQNGEIVLINASQPALA